Genomic DNA from Haloarcula marina:
GGCCGGTAGGAATCAGAACATACAACATGCCGACCTGCGCCTTAGCGAACGATGACTGACCCGAAAACGGTCGCCGGAGTGACGCTGCCGGTTCTGGTCGTCGCCCTCCTCGCGGTTGGCCACGTCGGCGCGCTACTCGTAATTGCATCGCCCCCACCACTCGCGACGGTGGCGCTGTTCGAATCGGTTCTACTAGGTGCGGTGGCACTGCTTACCATCTTCGATGACGGTTTCGGGTCGACACTCGGAGTAACCGTACTCAGCTACGTCGCTGCAACGGCTCTCGCGTGGCTAGCCGTCTCGACGGGTTCGCTGCTGGCCGTGACGCTTCTCACCGTTTTGGCGTTGGTGCTCGTCGGCTACGGCATCCACCGGTACGAACTCGTCGCGCTCGGACTCGTGGAACCAGCCGATGAGTAGCGAAGACTCCGTCGGGGCGAGGGCACCCGACGAGACCGAGACCGAAGTCACTGATGACCAGGCCACGCTACGGGCACATGTCGAACTCCTTGAAGAGGAAAACGAACGTCTGAGGAGCGAATACACGCGGGCGAGACAGAGCCAGTACCAGCGGACGGCGATTGGTCTCGGTGCCCTTGGTCTCGTTGCCGCGCTGGGCGGATTGCTGGTCCCCACGGGCCAGACCGTCCTGTTCGCACTCGGTGGAACGGGAGCATTTCTCTCCGTGTTGACGTATTATTTGACCCCCGAGCGGTTCCTTCCAGCGTCGCTCAGTCGGAGTGTCTACGAGGCGCTCGCGAGCAACGAATCAGCGCTCTCGACCGAACTCGGTCTCCGTCGCGACCGGGTGTACGTACCGACCGAATCGGTGGGCGTTCGGCTGTTCGTCCCGAAACATGCGGAGTATACCATCCCCGACGACGACGCGCTACGCGATGTGTTCGTCGTTACCGACGACGACTCGCCCCGTGGTATCTCGCTTGCACCGACAGGTGCCGGTCTGGCCGACGAGTTCGACCGAGGGATGACAACCACGGCAGCAGCGCCACGGGATATCGCCACCCAGGCGGGCGATGCGCTGGTCGAGCAGTTCGAACTCGTCGACAGCGCAACATCAGACGCCGACCCGACGGGCGGTCGAATCACTGTCGTCGTTGACGAGAGTGCCTACGGCGCGGTCGACCAGTTCGACCACCCCGTTGCCTCGTTCCTCGCGAGCGTGACCGCCCGCCGTCTCGAACAGCCGGTGACCGCCAAGACAGAACCAGCCGACGACGAGCGACGCTATCGGATTACGCTGACGTGGGACACCACAGAGGCAAGCGACGAAGCGCAGAGTGAGGACTAGCCGTCGTCAGCGTTCGTCGTGCCGCCGTCCCCGACGGCAGCGATATCGGGTTCGAGGTCGACGCGACTGCCGGGCGGGTCGACGTTCTCAACGAGGTCGGCGACAACACCGCGTGCGGTTCGGTTGCTCAACTCCGCGTCGGTGCTCAGCCCCACGCGGTGGGCCAGAATTGCCTCGGCCAGTACTTTCACGTCCTCAGGGATGACGTAGTCCCGGCCCTCGATTGCTGCGCGGGCCTTGCTGGTGTTTAGGAACGCCAACGATGCACGCGGCGACGCGCCGTGGTCAAGGTCGGGCGTCTCGCGGGTCGCAGCGACGATATCGAGGATGTACGATTTGACCGTCTCGTCGACGTACACCTCGGAGACGGCGTCGCGTGCCGCTTTGATATCTTCGGCGTCGACGACCTGTATGACGTCGTCTGCAGTCAGGTTCGGGTCAGTGTCAAACCGGTTCAATAGCTCTTCCTCTTCGTCGCGTTCGGGGAGATCAGCGGTGAGTTTTAACTGGAAGCGGTCGCGCTGGGCCTCTGGGAGTTCGTACGT
This window encodes:
- a CDS encoding AAA family ATPase; translation: MTDPAALYTSIRDEMGEVLIGKETLVKGVTIALLTDGHILLEGVPGVAKTTVANLFAVTTGFEYNRIQMTPDILPADITGTSIYREQTGEFELQRGPVFANVVVADEINRATPKTQSALLEAMQERTVSIEGETLDLPDPFIVIATQNPIEMEGTYELPEAQRDRFQLKLTADLPERDEEEELLNRFDTDPNLTADDVIQVVDAEDIKAARDAVSEVYVDETVKSYILDIVAATRETPDLDHGASPRASLAFLNTSKARAAIEGRDYVIPEDVKVLAEAILAHRVGLSTDAELSNRTARGVVADLVENVDPPGSRVDLEPDIAAVGDGGTTNADDG